A single region of the Chiroxiphia lanceolata isolate bChiLan1 chromosome 20, bChiLan1.pri, whole genome shotgun sequence genome encodes:
- the RPS6KB1 gene encoding ribosomal protein S6 kinase beta-1, whose amino-acid sequence MRRPWARAPGGASDGVMAGVFDIDLDQPEDAGSDEELEEGGQLSESMDHGGVGQYDLGMEHCEKFEISETSVNRGPEKIRPECFELLRVLGKGGYGKVFQVRKVTGANTGKIFAMKVLKKAMIVRNAKDTAHTKAERNILEEVKHPFIVDLIYAFQTGGKLYLILEYLSGGELFMQLEREGIFMEDTACFYLAEISMALGHLHQKGIIYRDLKPENIMLNHQGHVKLTDFGLCKESIHDGTVTHTFCGTIEYMAPEILMRSGHNRAVDWWSLGALMYDMLTGAPPFTGENRKKTIDKILKCKLNLPPYLTQEARDLLKKLLKRNAASRLGAGPGDAGEVQAHPFFRHINWDELLARKVEPPFKPLLQSEEDVSQFDSKFTRQTPVDSPDDSTLSESANQVFLGFTYVAPSVLESVKEKFSFEPKIRSPRRFIGSPRTPVSPVKFSPGEFWGRGASAGASTAQPPVEYPMETSGIEQMDVTVCGEASAPLPIRQPNSGPYKKQAFPMISKRPEHLRMNL is encoded by the exons ATGAGGCGGCCCTGGGCCCGCGCACCCGGCGGAGCCAGCGACGGAGTCATGGCGGGAGTGTTCGACATCGACCTGGACCAGCCCGAGGACGCGGGCTCGGacgaggagctggaggagggg GGTCAGTTAAGTGAGAGCATGGACCATGGAGGAGTTGGCCAATATGACCT GGGCATGGAACATTGTGAGAAGTTTGAGATTTCAGAGACCAGTGTGAACAGAGGCCCCGAGAAGATCCGGCCCGAGTGCTTCGAGCTGCTGCGCGTGCTGGGCAAGGGCGGCTACGGCAAG GTGTTTCAAGTGCGGAAAGTAACTGGAGCAAACACCGGGAAAATCTTTGCCATGAAAGTTCTTAAAAAG GCAATGATTGTAAGGAATGCCAAGGATACAGCTCACACGAAAGCAGAGAGGAATATCCTGGAGGAAGTGAAACATCCCTTCATTGTAGACTTAATTTATGCCTTTCAGACTGGTGGAAAACTCTACCTCATCCTTGAGTATCTCAGTG GAGGAGAACTATTTATGCAGTTAGAGAGAGAAGGGATATTTATGGAAGACACAGCTTG CTTTTACTTGGCAGAAATCTCGATGGCACTGGGGCACTTGCATCAAAAAGGAATCATCTACCGGGATCTGAAGCCAGAGAACATCATGCTCAATCACCAAG GTCATGTAAAACTGACTGACTTCGGATTATGTAAAGAATCTATTCATGATGGAACAGTCACACACACATTCTGTGGAACAATTGAATACAT GGCCCCTGAAATCTTGATGAGGAGTGGGCATAACCGTGCTGTGGACTGGTGGAGTTTGGGGGCATTAATGTATGACATGCTGACTGGAGCA CCTCCTTTCACTGGGGAGAACAGAAAGAAGACAATTGACAAGATTCTCAAGTGTAAACTCAACTTGCCTCCCTACCTCACACAAGAAGCCAGAGATCTGCTTAAAAAG CTGCTAAAAAGAAATGCTGCCTCACGTCTAGGAGCTGgtcctggagatgctggagaaGTTCAG GCTCACCCCTTCTTCAGACACATCAACTGGGACGAGCTGTTGGCACGAAAGGTGGAACCTCCTTTTAAACCCTTATTG CAATCTGAAGAGGATGTGAGCCAGTTTGATTCAAAGTTTACACGTCAGACACCTGTTGATAGCCCAGATGACTCAACTCTCAGTGAAAGTGCCAACCAGGTCTTTCTG GGTTTTACCTACGTGGCTCCATCAGTACTTGAAAGCgtaaaagagaaattttcttttgaaccAAAAATCCGCTCCCCTCGCAGGTTCATCGGTAGCCCAAGGACACCAGTCAG cCCCGTCAAGTTTTCCCCCGGGGAATTCTGGGGAAGAGGTGCTTCTGCCGGCGCATCGACCGCTCAGCCACCTGTGGAATACCCGATGGAGACGAGTGGGATAGAACAAATGGATGTGACAGTGTGTGGAGAGGCTTCAGCACCGCTTCCAATCCGGCAGCCAAACTCTGGGCCCTACAAAAAACAAGCTTTCCCCATGATCTCCAAACGACCAGAGCACTTGCGCATGAACCTATGA